AAATTTTCCATTATCCTGCTGAGAAGTGAATATCCTGTTATTCAGGGCATAAGATGAAGAGATAAGGAGGAACAATATCAGAAGACCAGCTTCTAGTCCGTATTCTGTCTGGCTTAGGAAACGTGGCCACAGGAGAACAGAGAGACCTATAAGAGGGAAAGGCGAACCGAACCTGCTGTATAGGATTTTTCCAAAAAGAAAAAGAATTCCTCCGAGCAATATTACCTGCAATGTCATGACAAGGTGAATTGAAAGTTCCGCGCTTCCCTTTGTGAAGAAGAAAACAGGGAGTATGCATAACATCCAGAGCGGATGATAGCCATTGGTCAGGTTTATCCCGTCGAAAGTTGATATGCCTTCTGTTACTATGTAATGGGCAGTCTTAAAATAATAGAATGCATCATCAACAACCCTGCTGAGCAGGAAAGACATATCGAGCCATGAGAATAGCAGACGTACAGCCAGTGTGACTGATGCCAGTATTAAAAATGCCTTGTTATCTTTCAGGGGAATAGTCATTAGTGTTTTGACAGCTCTTAAAAGTCAGGGAATTATATCCTTACTCTTTTCGATGGGGCAATAGAATTGTTTACACATTAAAAAAAATGACAGACTGCTTGCATTGGAAATTCATAGTGTTATCATATAAACTATAAGTTATAATATTTTGTAATTATGATGAAATTCTAACTATTGCTGAAGGTAGAGAAAATGCTCTCTACAAGATTTACGAGACTTTTAAGCTTCAAGCTGTTCTTCCTGCTTATGCTTCTCCTTGTCGTATTGTTTTCCTTGTACATGTACATCAACCTTAAACTTAACACCGATCATCTCATGTCCGCAATAATCGCAAGTGCGAACAGATCAAGTGATCTTATAAAAAATTCCACAAGATACAGCATGCTTAAGAATCAGAAAGAGGATGTTGATCAGATAATAACAACACTGAGCAGTCTTTCTGGAATGGATGGGATAAGGATATACAATAAAAAAGGGATTGTAATGTTTTCAGGCAATAAAGATGAGAACGGACGCGCTGTTGATATGAAGGCAGAGGCCTGCAACATCTGTCATAGCGAGAAAATACCTAAAGCAGCCCTTTCATCAACAAACCGTACCAGGATATTTAATTCTTCAAACGGACATAGGGTGTTAGGACTTATAAACCCGATTGAAAATGCTCCTGACTGTTCAAATGCCCCGTGCCATGCCCATCCCCCGGAAACAAAAATTCTCGGAGTCCTGGACATTAAAATGTCACTTGAACAGGTTGATAAAAATATCAGCGAAAGCCAGACCAAGATGATATATTTTGCGCTTCTTTTTATCCTGTCGGTAGCAATGGCATCCGGTGTGTTCATCTGGATAATGGTCCATAACCCCGTAAAGAAACTTACCATAGGTACACAGGAAATATCTAAAAGAAATTTTGATTATAGGATTGATGTGAAGTCTGATGATGAAATAGGTGAACTGGCCAATTCCTTTAATTTTATGATGACGGAACTGAAGAAGGCTTATAACGAAATTACAAACTGGTCAAAAAGCCTTGAATTAAGAGTGAAGGAAAAAACCGAAGAGCTTGAGAAAACTCAGTCACATATAGTCCAAATGGAGAAGATGGCGTCTCTTGGGAAGCTTTCAGCTACCGTTGCACATGAAATAAATAATCCGCTGGGCGGCATTTTAACGTATACAAAACTGCTTATGAGAAAGCTTGAAAAGGTCAATATTGGGTCACATGACCCCTCCATACTCGAATTTCTGAAAATAATTGAAAGCGAGTCCAAACGTTGCGGTAAAATAGTAAAAGATCTTCTGGTTTTCGCAAAGTCTTCTTCAGTCAACTTTTCCAGGGAAAATATAAAAAGCATAATAGAGAAAAGCATTGCTCTCGTAAATCATCATCTAGAGATAAAAAATATAAAAGTCGTGAAAAAATTACCTGATTCAGATTACTATTTGGCATGCGATTCAAACCAGATCCAGCAGGCATTTATAGCTTTGTTGATAAACTCTGTTGAAGCGATGCCTGTAGGAGGTACAATCACAATAGAAGTATTGCCTTTTAAAGAAGAAAATCAGGTCAGGATAAATATAACTGATACGGGAGTGGGAATTCCTGAAGAGATAATCCCAAATATTTTTGAGCCTTTTTTTACAACAAAAAAGGATGGTTCAGGCGTTGGACTTGGGCTGTCTGTGGTTTATGGAATAATTAAAAAACACAATGGAGATATAAACGTTTATTCAAAAATCAATGAAGAGACAACTTTTACTATTGTTCTTCCGACAAATTTATCTGTCGGAGAACATGACATAATTGACCATGTTGTCTGAAAAAAACAGGAGCTGAAAAATATATGACTAAAAATATTGGGATACTGATAGTTGATGATGAATTTTCCGTACGAAATTCCCTTTACAACTGGTTTAAGGAAGACGGCTACAGAGTTGAAGCTGCTGAAAATGGCGTAGAAGTACTGAAAAAACTCCAGGAAAACCCATGGGATATAATCCTTCTCGACATTAAAATGCCGGGTATGGATGGAATGGAATTGCAAAAGCGCATAAACGAAATAGACAAGAGTATTACTATTATTTTTATGACCGCTTATGCGTCAATAGAAACGGCAGTGCAGGCTTTAAAATCAGGTGCATTTGACTATGTTACAAAGCCAATAGATCCTGATGATTTGAACCACATAATCCGCAATGCGATAAAACAAAAAGAGCTCATAGCTGAGAACATACAACTCCGGGAAAAAATCGAGGAGTTGTCCAATTATGATGAAATAATCGGCGAAAGTCCGGCGATGCAAAAAATATTCGGCCTTGTGGATATGGTTGTAAAAACTGATTCTACTGTAATGATCCGAGGGGAAAGCGGTACAGGAAAGGAGCTTGTGGCTAAGGCAATCCACAGCAAAAGCTCAAGACGTTATTTCCCTATTATTACTATAAATTGCGCTGCTTTTCCGGATACTCTGCTTGAGAGCGAACTATTCGGTCATGAAAAAGGGGCGTTTACAGGTGCGCAATACAGAAGAAAAGGGAAATTAGAGCTGGCACATGGAGGGACTATATTCTTTGATGAAATCGGGAATATCAGTTTAAAGACACAGGTAGACCTTCTCAGGGTCATAGAGACAAAACAGTTTGCGCGACTGGGGGGAAACGAAACAATAAATGTGGACTTCAGAATCATAGCAGCAACAAATAGTGATCTGGAGAAGGCAATAAAGGATGGTACTTTCAGAGAAGATCTCTATTACAGGCTTAACGTGTTTTCAATATTCCTTCCTCCATTGAGGGAAAGAATAAACGACATTCCTGTTCTCACCCAGCACTTCATTAAAAAGTTTGCTATATCAATGCATAAGAATATAACCGGAATTACGCCTGATGCAATGGATATCCTTGTACGTTATAACTGGCCGGGGAATGTCAGGGAGTTAGAAAATGCAGTAGAAAGAGCAATGGTCGTAGGTAAAGGCCCATTAATAAGAAGTGAAGATTTACCATTCCAAATCATTCCAGGTGCTTCTGCACTCTGTACAGACACGCTTGAGGACATTGAAAAAAACCACATATTGAAAATACTCAACCGTACAGACTGGAATATAACTCACGCGGCTGAAACATTACAAATCGACAGGGTGACACTTTACAATAAAATCAAAAAATACGAATTGACCAGAGAGAATGTTTCAGAACAGTAATAGGCAAATGTCCCTTATCAAGATTGTACCTATAAACCTTCCTGTTCATCTCGATATCGATTATGTTGCTGAGGTTGTTAATGACACGTTCAGAATTGACACTATCGTATCAGATCTCAAAATTGATGTTTCGGATGCCTATGACGACAGGCGCAATCAGTATAGGTCTTCTGTAATGCTTGCAAAACTCGATGAAACGGCAGGAACAACAGGAACAGGGACAAAGATTTTAGGAATAACAGAGCTTGATCTGTTTATGCCAATACTGACATTTGTTTTCGGAGAGGCACAATTAGACGGACCTGCTTCGGTTATCTCAAGTTTTAGGCTGAGGAATGAGTTTTACGGATTGCCTGAGAACAATGTGTTGTTGAATGAAAGAATCTGCAAAGAGGCGATACATGAAATAGCTCATAACTTCGGCCTTCTGCACTGCGATGACTATATGTGTGTAATGAAGTCATCCACCTATGTGGAAGATATCGATATTAAAAATATGGAATTGTGCAGTTCATGCAAAGAACTGTTAGAAAACACGATGTCAGCCTGTGAAGCTCCACACATTTAAACCTGACAACTGACATGGAACTTCAGTTCAGTTAACTTCCATCCTTAGACTGTTAAATACGTGCAGGAAACTTTTGAATATTTCCTCAGTCAATACGTTATTGTGCTGAGGTCCTCTGTTGTTAGTAGTCTTTCTGCTGAGGTTTCTAACTATTTGCTTTTTATGCCCGGCCAGTAAATGATCTATTATCTGCTTTCCATGGGAGACAAATAGTGGCGCAGCCTCTTTGCCCGGAAAAAGATTATTTATGTCTTTTTCTATTTCGAAAGGCTTTATTTTCATAATCCATCCGGAGCCGTAAGGATCGTTATGAATAGCAGAAAAATTATTGATGAGATTCTCATTTACAATGTGTACTAACCCGCTGACCGGTGAAAGAGCAGTAATCGTTCCATACTCGTCGAATATCCAGCAGAATGGCTGTCCTTGAAGAACAACACTTCCTTTATGAGGCAAAATTACATCTTTTATATGGTATAGAAATTTACAGATGAAACTGTCCACTCCTGTTATGACTAGCTTATTGTCACTTAAGTCAGCCCAGGAGTGGATCTTATAGTAGTAGAAGTCATTCACAATCTTAAATCTGAAGAGTTCTCCAAAATATTTTTTTTCGTCGTCTGTGTAATAATGAGTCTTGCTGTTTTTTATATGTTCCAGAGTATCGACCTCGATGTATTTATTCTCAGATTCTGCAATAATATCCCCAAGCGTTGAGTATTCGGCTGCATCACTAAAAGCGATATTGAATGGGCAGAACTTGCAATTGTAATCATAATCGCACAGTTTGTATGCTATCTGCCCCGCGGACATCCAGATACACTTCAATTCGCCGTCAGGAATTATCTGTCCGCCATGTTGAGCTTTTATATCATCATATTCCTTGATGTTTTTCATAAACATTACTCACGGTTCCTGAGACCAGATTAGCTTTATACTTTTGGATAGGACGCGATTGTCCCCGCAGTTTCGTCCTGTAAAAATTCAGTCGTATATTCCTCAAACTTTTCCGTGGACTCTTCACTTTTTGCAGGTTGAAAGATCGTGAGATACTTAACTGCAAGTGCAAATACGACAAACCCTATTGCTACGATGAAAGCTGTTATTGATATCTCCATCCATGTAGGGAAGTAATCAACCCCTGATGATGCAGCCATACCGGTGATACTGACATTCATTCTGTTCATGACAAAACCTATTACTACCATGAACGCTGATATAAACAGTCCTTTTTTGTTAATCCTGACCTTTGGCATTGCAAACAGGATAAAAGGAATGATTACGCCTATAAATATTTCTGCAAGGAAAAGCGAGCGTTCCATTCCTGGGACGAGAAGAAGAGGTAGCACCCCTCTATGGGTGATATCCAGAATCTTTAATACGAAATAGCAGCCAAGGACTACCACTATTACCCTGCTTATTCCTTCAAGAAGGTCAATTTCAAGTTCCTTCCTGAAAAAACGGTTACTCAGGAACGATTCAAATATTACCATGGACAATCCTGCCGCAATTGCTGAAACAAAGAAAAAGAGCGGCAAAATCGGTGAATACCAGAGCCCGTTAAGCTTTTCCGGAACTATGAGGAACAATGTTCCAAGCGATGACTGGTGAAGAGTGGAAAGAAGAAACCCGGTAATTACGAGCGGTATGGAAATCTTCCTCAGTATACGCGATGGACGTTCCATGTTGAACTTCTCAAAAACTATGGGGAGAAACTCAAGAGCAAGCACAGTGGAATAAAGCATTACGCACCATGCTACCTCAAACATTACGGAATGCGGATTCCACATAACCAGAGGATGCCAGATATTGTATGGTTTCCCCAGGTCATAAAGAAGGGCTGTGGATACAAGGATGTAGCCAAGAAATGCAGTCAGAACAGTGGGCCTTATTATGGGTTTGTATTTTTTCATGTTAAATATGTAGACCGCAGCCGTTATTGTAAATCCGCCTGCAGCCAGGCCTACACCGCAAAGCACATCAAACCCTATCCACAGGCCCCACGGGAACTGGTCACTCAGAGCTGTAGAAGCTCCAAGCCCTTTTATGAACCTGTATCCCGTAGAGTAGATGCCAAGAAGCATGATGACAGCTATAACACCCCTCCAGAATGTAAGCTTGGGAAATTGTATTGTTTTCATGGTCATCAACCTCCAGATGGTTTATTGCTACTTGCTATCCTTTTTGTTCAGTGATTTTTCTTTATCTTTCTCCATCAATTCATGTAAGCTCACCTCGTTTTTCCTGTTTGTTAACCAGGCAATCCCGCCCATAATGACTCCTCCCATGATTACTATATCTGGAATCATGGATAATACTTTCCATGTAAGCATGGGCATAGGATCTTTTGCCAGGTCTGTCCTGAACCCGAGTTCGCTGAAAGAAACTCCGGCGAGAAACATCGTAGAAGTACCTCCTACTTCATTTTCTCCGTATATTTGATTGATATATTTATCCGGCTCTGCTTCAATCCTTGATCTTCCTTCTTCAAGAAGCGCTTCCCTGTCACCGAATGTTGTCGCTCCATACTGGCAGGCTTCAGCACATGCAGTCTGCAATCCCTTAGCAAGCCTTTCTGCACAGAATATGCATTTTCTTATTCTCGGAAGAGGATTACTCCACTCATATTTTGGAACACTAAAGGGGCAGGCCACCATGCAGTATCTGCAGCCTATACATTTATCCTCGTCATAAACAACAGGTCCAGCGCTTGTCTTATGCAAAGCTCCGACAGGACATACTGATGCACAGCTTGGATTGCTGCAATGCATACACAACTTTCTTACATAGATCCCCTTGAATTCCTTTACAACTGTATATGTCTTCCATGAAAGTTCTTCAGTGTCTCCTTCGGGGAGATTATTTGCCCTCTTGCATGCTCCAACGCACTCAAGGCATCCTACACACTTTGTGGTGTCAATCAACAGTGACTTCATCTTGCCACCTCCTTTCACCTATCAGCATATTCCTCAGTTTCCTAAAAGCCCGGTCATCAATTAACACTGTCTTTCATTCTGCTCAGCTCTTTAAAAAGTTTTTCTCGAAAATAGCCCAGCTTTCGTCATCGAGATATTCAAGAAGCCCGTCAATAATCTCTCCGCCATCCTGAATCGTAGCAAAGTCAGGACAAAGTCCTAAGCTTCTTGCCATCATTGTTTCTTTGAATCTCTGAACTTCGCCCTTTAGCCAGAGAGCTGCTTCCTTAGCTACTTTCATGCTCCTGATATTTTCACTCAGGTTGCTGGGTTTTATGGCACAGAGCCAACCGTAAGTATAAGGATCCTTTTTAATTGCATCCGGCTGATCCAGCAACATATGGTTAACACTGCATACAACTCCGTCTATAGGTGACTGAAAAACCGCTTTTCTGTTTCCCTGTTTGATTGAAAAGACCTTTTCACCCTGTTTTACTTCTCTTCCAATAGGCGGAAGATCGACTTCATTAATTCTCCCTAAACTGCGCTGAGCAAAGTCATCTATTCCAACCTTAACGTATCCGGAAATAAGAATATTTGCCCATGTATGTCCCTTGTGGAAAAAAACTCCCATCGGGATTCTGTAACTGTTCTCGCTGAATCCCCTTATTCCCCTTGTTGACCCTGTCAGTTGAATTTCTTCAGAGACAAATGCTTTTTTCTCACCTGCATAAACAAGTTTTCCCTGTTTTTTTGCTTCATATGACTGAATTGCAAGATCGACCAGCACAAACATAATGATGGTTGCTACTACGAGTAATACTACCATTGTAATCCCCTCCTTTCTCTCCATTTTAAGTTGTTATTTGTTTCTGCTTCTGCTTTTACATAGTGCAAATAACATGCCTAATCTGTTTGCTGAAAAGAAGTTGAATACAAAAGCATTTTTTTCCATGGATATTCAAAGTGTTAAGAAATTAAACGAATTGTCGTGTTGCTGAGAATGGATTTTTTCAATAGGAAGAAGTGTTGAGTAATTCTACATATGATTTTAGCAACAATTTAATAAGTACGTTAATGACTTGATATTTCAAATTGTTAGTTGCTGTTGAATTTGTATATAGTGATAGTTGAATAATTCAACACCATCGGCTTTGAAAATTTTAAACAGTGACAGAAGATATGATATGACGAAAATATTCTGGTATATTTTTTCAAATAACATCTAAAATAAGATTTGACAGTTTATCTTCAGTAACGCTATTAATTTAATGGCCACTGTATACGGGTTAATTACTTACTGTTAATAGAAAATGCGTAGGAGGATTTGAGAAATGGGAATTAAGGGGTCATTGACTGAAAAAAATCTGATTGCAGCGTTTGCCGGAGAATCGCAGGCGCGAAACCGTTATACTTATTATGCGAGTCTTGCAAAGAAAGAAGGATATGAGCAGATATCAGCAATATTTTTGGAAACAGCTGATAATGAGAAGGAACATGCTAAGGTTTTCTTTAGACTACTTGAAGAAGGGGAGGCTGTTGTAAATGCTTCTTATCCTGTTTCACTTGGAAATACACTGGCAAATCTGAAAGCTGCTGCCGAAGGAGAGAAGATGGAGTGGTCTACGCTTTACCCTGAGTTTGCGAGAGTTGCCGGCGAGGAAGGGTTTCAGGAGGTTAAAAAGGCATTCTTGATGATAGCAAGGGTTGAGATAGAACACGAGAAACGCTATAATAAACTTCTAGAGAATATTGCCTCTGACATGGTTTTTAGAAAGAATACCGAAACCTCATGGAAATGCAGAAACTGCGGTTACGTTCAATCTTCTGCAAGTGCACCTGATAAATGCCCGGCATGTTCACATCCGAAGGCTTATTTTGAGATTCATAGTGAGAATTATTGATTACTATAAGGTTATATGTTTTAGTGCCTCACTCTTGACAAAAATAAAAGATTGTGGTTTGTAGCCGTTTCCTTAAGTTATAACAAACTCTAATAACCGGGTTATCTATGGCAGGTTTTTCAGAAAAACAGATTGAACGTTACAGCAGGCATATAATATTGCCGGAAGTTGGCGGTAAAGGGCAAAAAAAACTTCTTGAATCGAAAGTTCTCGTTGTA
The sequence above is drawn from the Candidatus Schekmanbacteria bacterium genome and encodes:
- a CDS encoding sigma-54-dependent Fis family transcriptional regulator, with amino-acid sequence MTKNIGILIVDDEFSVRNSLYNWFKEDGYRVEAAENGVEVLKKLQENPWDIILLDIKMPGMDGMELQKRINEIDKSITIIFMTAYASIETAVQALKSGAFDYVTKPIDPDDLNHIIRNAIKQKELIAENIQLREKIEELSNYDEIIGESPAMQKIFGLVDMVVKTDSTVMIRGESGTGKELVAKAIHSKSSRRYFPIITINCAAFPDTLLESELFGHEKGAFTGAQYRRKGKLELAHGGTIFFDEIGNISLKTQVDLLRVIETKQFARLGGNETINVDFRIIAATNSDLEKAIKDGTFREDLYYRLNVFSIFLPPLRERINDIPVLTQHFIKKFAISMHKNITGITPDAMDILVRYNWPGNVRELENAVERAMVVGKGPLIRSEDLPFQIIPGASALCTDTLEDIEKNHILKILNRTDWNITHAAETLQIDRVTLYNKIKKYELTRENVSEQ
- the hybB gene encoding Ni/Fe-hydrogenase cytochrome b subunit, which gives rise to MTMKTIQFPKLTFWRGVIAVIMLLGIYSTGYRFIKGLGASTALSDQFPWGLWIGFDVLCGVGLAAGGFTITAAVYIFNMKKYKPIIRPTVLTAFLGYILVSTALLYDLGKPYNIWHPLVMWNPHSVMFEVAWCVMLYSTVLALEFLPIVFEKFNMERPSRILRKISIPLVITGFLLSTLHQSSLGTLFLIVPEKLNGLWYSPILPLFFFVSAIAAGLSMVIFESFLSNRFFRKELEIDLLEGISRVIVVVLGCYFVLKILDITHRGVLPLLLVPGMERSLFLAEIFIGVIIPFILFAMPKVRINKKGLFISAFMVVIGFVMNRMNVSITGMAASSGVDYFPTWMEISITAFIVAIGFVVFALAVKYLTIFQPAKSEESTEKFEEYTTEFLQDETAGTIASYPKV
- a CDS encoding archaemetzincin family Zn-dependent metalloprotease is translated as MFQNSNRQMSLIKIVPINLPVHLDIDYVAEVVNDTFRIDTIVSDLKIDVSDAYDDRRNQYRSSVMLAKLDETAGTTGTGTKILGITELDLFMPILTFVFGEAQLDGPASVISSFRLRNEFYGLPENNVLLNERICKEAIHEIAHNFGLLHCDDYMCVMKSSTYVEDIDIKNMELCSSCKELLENTMSACEAPHI
- a CDS encoding HAMP domain-containing histidine kinase: MLSTRFTRLLSFKLFFLLMLLLVVLFSLYMYINLKLNTDHLMSAIIASANRSSDLIKNSTRYSMLKNQKEDVDQIITTLSSLSGMDGIRIYNKKGIVMFSGNKDENGRAVDMKAEACNICHSEKIPKAALSSTNRTRIFNSSNGHRVLGLINPIENAPDCSNAPCHAHPPETKILGVLDIKMSLEQVDKNISESQTKMIYFALLFILSVAMASGVFIWIMVHNPVKKLTIGTQEISKRNFDYRIDVKSDDEIGELANSFNFMMTELKKAYNEITNWSKSLELRVKEKTEELEKTQSHIVQMEKMASLGKLSATVAHEINNPLGGILTYTKLLMRKLEKVNIGSHDPSILEFLKIIESESKRCGKIVKDLLVFAKSSSVNFSRENIKSIIEKSIALVNHHLEIKNIKVVKKLPDSDYYLACDSNQIQQAFIALLINSVEAMPVGGTITIEVLPFKEENQVRINITDTGVGIPEEIIPNIFEPFFTTKKDGSGVGLGLSVVYGIIKKHNGDINVYSKINEETTFTIVLPTNLSVGEHDIIDHVV
- a CDS encoding rubrerythrin family protein, with the translated sequence MGIKGSLTEKNLIAAFAGESQARNRYTYYASLAKKEGYEQISAIFLETADNEKEHAKVFFRLLEEGEAVVNASYPVSLGNTLANLKAAAEGEKMEWSTLYPEFARVAGEEGFQEVKKAFLMIARVEIEHEKRYNKLLENIASDMVFRKNTETSWKCRNCGYVQSSASAPDKCPACSHPKAYFEIHSENY
- a CDS encoding 4Fe-4S dicluster domain-containing protein, whose protein sequence is MKSLLIDTTKCVGCLECVGACKRANNLPEGDTEELSWKTYTVVKEFKGIYVRKLCMHCSNPSCASVCPVGALHKTSAGPVVYDEDKCIGCRYCMVACPFSVPKYEWSNPLPRIRKCIFCAERLAKGLQTACAEACQYGATTFGDREALLEEGRSRIEAEPDKYINQIYGENEVGGTSTMFLAGVSFSELGFRTDLAKDPMPMLTWKVLSMIPDIVIMGGVIMGGIAWLTNRKNEVSLHELMEKDKEKSLNKKDSK